One Stenotrophomonas maltophilia R551-3 genomic window, GTGCGTGGCGAAGCCAATACCACCCTGCCCAGCTTCGAACAGCTGGTGGAGCTGGGCCGCACCGGCGACGTCAACGCCGACGACCAGCACATCGTGCATATCGTCGACTGGCTGCTGCAGTACGCCTACGAGCAGCGCGCGTCGGACATCCACCTGGAGCCACGCCGCGAAATGGGGCGCATGCGCTTCCGCATCGACGGCGTGCTGCACAAGGTGTTCGAGGTACCGCCGGCGGTGATGACCGCGGTGGTCAGCCGCATCAAGGTGCTCGGCCGCATGGACCTGGCCGAACGCCGGCGCCCGCAGGATGGCCGCATCAAGACCCGTTCGCCGGGCGGCCGCGAGGTCGAGATGCGCCTGTCGACCATGCCCACCGCCTTCGGCGAGAAGTGCGTGATGCGCATCTTCGACCCCGATGCCGCGTTCAAGAGCATCGACCAGCTCGGTTTCAGCCCGCAGGAGGCGGCGGGCTGGAATGCACTGGTCGAACGCCCGCACGGCATCGTGCTGGTGACCGGCCCGACCGGCTCGGGCAAGACCACCACCCTGTATTCGACGCTGAAGCGCCTGGCCACGCCGGACGTGAACGTGTGCACGGTGGAGGACCCGATCGAGATGATCGCGCCCGAGTTCAACCAGATGCAGGTGCAGACCAATATCGACCTGGACTTCGCCAGCGGCGTGCGCACCCTGCTGCGGCAGGACCCGGACATCATCATGATCGGCGAGATCCGCGACCTGGAAACCGCGCAGATGGCGGTGCAGGCCTCGCTGACCGGCCATCTGGTGCTGTCCACCCTGCATACCAACGACGCGCCCTCGGCGGTCACCCGCCTGCTCGACCTGGGCGTGCCGCACTACCTGCTGGCCAGCACCCTCAACGGCATCCTTGCCCAGCGCCTGGTGCGCACGCTGTGCCCGCACTGCAAGCAACCGCACAGCTTCGGCGCGGCCGATTGGGCGGTGCTGGCTGATAGCCATGCTGCATATCCAGATGCCGCCACGCCCTGTCGGCCGGTCGGTTGCCTGGAGTGCCGGCGCACCGGATTCCTCGGCCGCATCGGCCTGTATGAGTTGCTGCCATTGGGTTCGCGGCTGCGCGGGCAGATCCGCGCCGACATGGATCTGGCCGGTTTCACCCGCGCCGCGCGGGCTGAAGGGCTGCGAACCCTGCGTCAGGCCGGGCTTGAAAAGGTGGCGCAGGGGCTGACTACAATCGAGGAAGTCCTGTCAGTCCTGCCGCCCCCGGATGAACCCAGCCCCATTCCTGATCCTTGAAACCGGCCGCCCGGTGCCGTCACTGCGCCGCTACGGGCGCTTCCCGCACTGGATCCGCGTTGCCGCCGGGCTGGAAGAGCACGAGACGGTGGTGGTCGATGTCGAACACGGTGGTGACCTGCCCGACCCGCATGCCTTCGCCGGCGTGCTGGTGACCGGCTCGGCTGCCTTCGTCACCGACCATGCCGAATGGAGCGAGCGCAGTGCAGCGTGGCTGCGCCAGACCGCCCACGACGACCTGCCGGTGTTCGGCATCTGCTACGGCCACCAGCTGCTGGCGCACGCGCTGGGCGGCGAGGTGGCCTATAACCCGGCCGGCCGCGAGTCCGGCACGATCGAGCTGGAACTGCAGCCGCAGGCCGCGCAGGACCCGTTGTTCCAGGGCCTGCCGCAGCATTTCGCCGCCCATGCCACCCACCTGCAGACGGTGCTGCGCGCGCCGGACGGTGCCGAGGTACTGGCGCGCTCTCCGCTGGACGGCTGCCATGCCTTCCGCTGGGGGCGCCAGGCCTGGGGCGTGCAGTTCCATCCCGAGTTCGCCACCCACCACATGCGCGGCTACGTGCGTGCCCGCGCCGACTGCATCGGCCGCCACGGCGGCTGCGCCCGCAGCATCGAGCGTGCGGTCAGTGCCGCACCGCTGGCCCGCCAGCTGTTGCGCCGCTTCGTCCGCCAGGCGCGGCTGTCTTCAGCCCAGCCGGCGACAAAACAGGGATAATCGGCGGCACGGGTGACTGCCCGGCCCCCTTTCTGTCCCTCCCGGATGTCCATGAAAGAGATTCGCAAGCTGCCGGCCTCGGCGGGCGCTCAATGGTTGCT contains:
- a CDS encoding GspE/PulE family protein, with amino-acid sequence MEHRLPVGTPGEAGGVPLPWGRLQFEQVGAALIADGLVAEQERERMRFSAQGARNASEVHPLVLLSNLKLAASGGGELTLERLTEWLARRTSSRYLRIDPTRVDVAAVTALVSHAYARRHRFLPLAVDAERVLVATSEPLVQEWRRDLQHLTRRRIELAVVNPLDLHRYTMEFYGVTRSVRGARGDVRGEANTTLPSFEQLVELGRTGDVNADDQHIVHIVDWLLQYAYEQRASDIHLEPRREMGRMRFRIDGVLHKVFEVPPAVMTAVVSRIKVLGRMDLAERRRPQDGRIKTRSPGGREVEMRLSTMPTAFGEKCVMRIFDPDAAFKSIDQLGFSPQEAAGWNALVERPHGIVLVTGPTGSGKTTTLYSTLKRLATPDVNVCTVEDPIEMIAPEFNQMQVQTNIDLDFASGVRTLLRQDPDIIMIGEIRDLETAQMAVQASLTGHLVLSTLHTNDAPSAVTRLLDLGVPHYLLASTLNGILAQRLVRTLCPHCKQPHSFGAADWAVLADSHAAYPDAATPCRPVGCLECRRTGFLGRIGLYELLPLGSRLRGQIRADMDLAGFTRAARAEGLRTLRQAGLEKVAQGLTTIEEVLSVLPPPDEPSPIPDP
- a CDS encoding glutamine amidotransferase encodes the protein MNPAPFLILETGRPVPSLRRYGRFPHWIRVAAGLEEHETVVVDVEHGGDLPDPHAFAGVLVTGSAAFVTDHAEWSERSAAWLRQTAHDDLPVFGICYGHQLLAHALGGEVAYNPAGRESGTIELELQPQAAQDPLFQGLPQHFAAHATHLQTVLRAPDGAEVLARSPLDGCHAFRWGRQAWGVQFHPEFATHHMRGYVRARADCIGRHGGCARSIERAVSAAPLARQLLRRFVRQARLSSAQPATKQG